The sequence CTTAAAACCAAACTTTACGCGTGGTTTGCTCAGACGTCACCTCTGACGCGCACGGATTGAACCTGTTTACCTTGAGAAGAATGACAGAAAACCCACTCGGATGTGGGCCGTCCCTAAACTCATCCCGTGTCACATGTGACAGCGTCGCGCGTTTATCCCGGCATTACGAACGTAGCACTGCAAATAGCCCCAGGCAAGACATTTTTGGACAGGCTCAGACAAAGAACGGCAGCGGTGTTGCAATGGTACACTTAAACCCCTTGATTCCGCTTTTAATGCACAGCTATAAATATTCCACCAGCAAAAACCTGTCCCGCTGCAGACCCAGTAGCACCAGGGGTATGCACTCTAGGATGGGCATATACTATTAATACTGATGATGGAAACGTGTTATACCCCATGTAATGATCCCATGTGAAACGGCGCCTCCTCTTTGAAGAtgctttacccccccccctccttagGCGCACATGTTTTTACGGCTGTAAATTAATAATGGGGTTGTGCGCTACAATATTGATTGTGACAAACTAAGTACTGATTGCTGGGACAACAAAGCCGTCCTCGGGGTTctttgtggtggtggtgggtgggtagTCTGTGAAGCCTTTTGTTATGTGTGGGGTGACAAAGGCCTAAATGGATTCACCAGTGTAAACTACACTCCAGAGGGTTGAGCCCATGTTGCTACTGTACACAATTCATCTTGTCATGCTGCTTCATGCTCTCGTGTTTCCCAAAACGGGTTCGGTGCAGTTTCTGCTACTTTGACTGATTCTGTGtggactgaaaaatgaaaacgcAGCGGCTCGTATGAGAAGATATTTTCTTCTGTAAAGTGGGAAAAGGGCTTTAAAGTCAGTATtctgataggtgtgtgtgtgtgtgtgtgtgtgtgtgtgtgtgtgtgtgtgtgtgtgtgtgtgtgtgtgtgtgtgtgtgtgtgtgtgtgtgtgtgtgcttgtggcCCTTGTTTGTGGAAGCATGCATCCATATTTGCAGGAGCTGCACGCCACATGCATACTTGCAGGATTTCATCAACACCGCGCAAAGGTGCGAACGTCTGCTTGTCTGCTCATCAAGATTACGCACGACATTTGAGCCGCGtggagtggaagaagaagaagaagaagaaaaagaaaaagaaaagggggaCGGGAAGAGAGAATAGGGTGAGTAAGATTGAAGGGAGTGGATGAGCTCTGTGATAAGCCCGAACTGCCGGGGCCCTGACAGATACGTGCAGCAGATGGATGACTCTTATCTGGGAGATCATAGAGTGCGTGCTCATGCCCGGGCCTAGTTACAGAGCGCCACGATCACACCAGACAGATGAATGAGCCTACACCCCACTAGTCAGGCTGCACATAACAGTACAGATCGCGCACacgcacacctacacacacacctacacacacagaaCGACTTGACAGAACGGACAGATTGCGGCGCCTGCGTTACCTCCTCGTCTGTGACATTGAAATTCACCTGGAGTCCGGTGCGTGAAGGATGTGCGCGaagggaggagaaaagaaaggtgCGCAGGGAGATaagaaaaatcattttctttttaactcaAGCAACAGAGCAAGCAagtgtatgtgtgaatgtgtgtgtgtgtgtgtgtgtgtgtgtgtgtgtgtgtgtgtgtgtgtgtgtgtgtgtatgcgtgtgcatCAGATGCCCATACATGAATGTTGGCGTTCAAATCTGACTGAGAGGACTCTATTCTCACATTTTTTagaatgacagattttttttcttcttcactgagTCTTTCCATCCTACGGCAGAGCTGAAGCCACACATatggaaaacaacatttttatactTCACCCTTAAAGCTTCAGTCACCAAAGGCTTCTGCTGACAGATTTACCACTTTTAAGACATATGCACTATACATTCACTCACCCGTTTCACATCCCCGCTATCCTCCCCGTACAGTAACCCTCCCTCCACCCACTCCACACATCCCCTGTTATTTGGAGAGAGCTCTTCTTCAACAGCTGTTGATTCTCCCAGCTGCATTTTATAGTGAGGGAGAGTGCCAGTCTTGTCTTGGAGGCAGATGGTGGCTGGCTGGCCCTGCAGACACGTGGCACGTTGGACGGATGCAGACATATCTAAGGGGAAGCCGAAGAATTCCTGcacaacattttctttaaaagccTGCAATCACCTCAATTTCCAATCCAGAGCAGGCCGGGACTGGAATGCAATGCCACTCATGCTCCTTTTGTGTCAAAGTTGTTTTCTGAAGTAGCTCTCCTTTTATAATCAGTGATGTGAGAAGTTCATGAATGTCACACAGCACCTGTTCTCTTTATCTCGGATTTTGGTGTTTACATATTTCCAAGCTTGTAAGATAATAATTTGGCGGTTGGCTTAGTGCTGGAAGCAAAATAGCACAAATAATCCTGAAAAAAATTGTACCTTTATTTTTGTCTAGCGAATTCCTCTCAGGGTCACGACAATCTACACCCCAGCACACCGTGGACTTGTTTCTCCTCTTCAGGCGTGTTCAAACAGTCTTCAATTCATCAATATAGTCTCAGAAAGCCCATCAGTAGGTCAAATAACGGCTTGTTTCCCCTCAAGGCGGACCCTGGAATTGTCGTGATTGATGTGTCTGAGTGTCTTGGACTTATCCACAGCCTTTGGAGGGCCTACCGGGGTAAAATGTCTGCCTCTCATTTCACACGACTCATCCGTCAGACGAGATGTTTGAGTcgctcaaaaaagaaaaaaagagagactgtGCTTGTTTTCTAATCCACACTGTCGCCATGCAAAAAACTCCAGTCATTACATTTTAGGTAAAAGGCCTCATTCCCACACCTACAGAGAGCAAACTTGCCCAGAATGCTGCTGAATGAAGTGCTCTTTGCTATCATTTTATCAAGTTGAATTTGTGGTGAGTGCTCGCTGGTCAGATAAGGCAGCAGAGCTGAACAGTGAGACTCCCGGATGACGTTAAGAGGTGCCTGGAACTGGGCAGAGAACCGGCGACCGTGGCCAAAGTACCACACGGAAAACTGACCTCAGCAAACTGTCGTGACTCATTTCCGCACTGGAAACAGTGGGATGCCTCCTGTGGGGCGGGAAATGGCCTCCCTCCTGAACACATCTTGACGCACCGGTGCCTGTAGAACGCATCTGGCTGATGACCAACACTCGATAAGGTTCTCAGGTGCTCTGTGACTCAAAACCAATGAAGTGGATtcatgattaatttaaaaaaaaacaactaaataacCCCCTGGGAGACTCAGAATCTGCCCCCTTTCCCCTTTGACCATTTGCACACCACAATGTCTCATCTGTATATGCTTAAACATCTTGCAGAGCCACAGCTCAGCTCACATTCACCGTCTCCTTTTTGTATCTCCTGTGCGCCACGGTGCGTCAGAGCTCCACCACAAAGCCAGTAATGAAGAGAAGCGCTCTGGaagttgttttaatttcaaGCTCAAGGCTCTATTAACAGGATGGATGTCCTTTacatccaccaccaccccctcacccccaccccaacccccgcCTCTCCTTGGTTACTTTGTCACCGTTGTCATGAGCGCCGGAGCCAACCCGAGAGGAATCTCaagaatctttttctttttctgcgcCCGACCTGACTGGAGGAGTAATGGCAACATTGTCCGCCGTTGTAGCCTTGGCTCCTCTTTAAAAGCGAATTTCACTCCCAGCATCATGTTTAAGAATGGCCCCCGGCCCTTTTGGTGCATGAGAAGAACATTTATATCAACGAGTGGCTGCGTTCCCATCGCTATTTAGCTGACTTATTAGGTTTCAATAGACTTTCCAAGAGAGGACTATTAAACTGACACAGATTTAAATCAGTTTACTGTAGAACGCGGTGTGTTAAACTCACCGGCAGAGAGGGGGTTAATCATACCCATATGGCGCACAGAGAGGTTTGGTCCAATGCTGCTGTGGGCCAACTGTGGAGGGGAGGAGGGCTGGGTGGGGGCAGAGCAGAAGGGAGAGGACAGAAGGGCAGATTCTCTCCCCACACCTGCACCTGTGATTCAAACTGCCCCTGAAAGATTACCGCAAAAAAAAAGATCGATGCGTTCACACCGCGGGGATGATCGCCGCCATCCAGGattgaactttttctttttttttgttggtgtggCGCAAAAATCCAGGGATTAGTTGCGCgattttactttgttttaatGCTTCATGGAAGCGACTGGTTAAGGAGGccgtttttttttccctccccccCTTCTTCTTTGCAGATAATTTACTATCCTATCGGATTGTTTCTTCCCTCCTCTCATCGCTGAAGGAGATTTTCCGGCTCTGAGGTAGAAAATGCAGCTATAACATCCCGcaagtttttttgtgtttttgttttgggggggggggtgttttggATCTCAGAGGCGCAGCGGGCATCGAGAAAGTCGGAAATCCAAGGTAGGACATTTAACTTCTCCCTGGATTAACTTTTAACTCGTGTTTGGTTACTCTGTAGCGCAGACTAAACGGTAGGAGACTGAAGTGCACGCATTTGTTCGGCACCTATTTCTGGATGTTGAGTTCACAGGTAAGTGCGCACTCCTCggaggaaaaagaagacatgATTATGGGTgtcctgtaattatttttaaggAGAACCATATGCTGTTATTACAGCCGAACTCGATTCTGTCCTACCAGAACCGCCCAGCACAGAAAAGCAGTGGAAATGCTCCCATTTAATTCATACAAGTGAAGAAGTAGAGCCTGACCGCGGTGCGCAAGGCTCCACAGGCGCGTTGTAATATCTTACTCTAGGTCCTAATTGatgattttaaatcatttaagaTTGGTCTAGGTCATAGATGTTTCATTCTTCTACCtacatttgaataaaatgtgttgaataTGTCTTTAAATTCGAATATAACCTAAAATAAAGACACGTTTAAGCCCTGTTGAGGaatcatttataaaaaataatagtttaatcaggactgtgtgtgtgtgtgtgtgtgtgtgtgtgtgtgtgtgtgtgtgtgtgtgtgtgtgtgtgtgtgtgtgtgtgtgtgtgtgtgtgtgtgtgtgtctgtgtgtctgtgtgtctgtgtgtgtgtgtaatcataAAGAAAGTGAGGTGAGGATTCAAATTTATGGGATCCAgttattccccccccccctttttatttgctttgacATATCAAGATGTGGTCTCTTTGTGACACTGGCTTTTATTTGTGGTGAGAAACTCAAAATGTATTCCGGagtttgtttctgctgtgttAAGTTTTTGTGAGATTCAGATCCAACACTATTACATGTGTGGCTGTTAGAAATCTAGTATGACCTTGAATTATTACTTCATGTTCATAAAGTGATCCAGTTGTGTGTTTAATAGCTTATCCTTTATACCTGTGGCTCATcttccattcacacacacacacacacacacacacaacatgcagtGTGAGGAGGAATCGAGATCAAGCTTCCCCGGTGAGCAGATGTATGGCACGCCTGTGGTTATGCCAGTAGAGCAATCAGGAGCTCCTGATGGTCTCTGTTTtccattaatttcatttttagaaCTCATTTTTAGTGGAAACATGTTTCTAGTTCCTGCATCACACATAACGTAACCCATTAATGCAAAATATAATGAAGACTTTGTGAAATCCCTCTACTTTTTCCCCATGACTATCTCCCTGAAAGCCCTCATTTCAAGGGTTGTGGTTTGTGCCGCTGGAGGCATCGACTACACCGACGCCACGAGAAGAAGAAAAGCCCGTGGGACGGCTTATAGCCCGAGCGAAGCACACCTTCAGGGACACAATTTAATGGATGTTGTGGACTCAGCTTTTAGTATTCATAATTTATGTGGGATCCTCTCCAGCAAAGTGCAGATACATAATGAATGCTTGAGTTAAGGTCTAACAGTTAGGCTTCGTTTCGACACCCCTAAACTGTCAGGAATTGTTTCAGCAAGGAATACCTGCGTCTTTGAACTGTCATGTATTTCACCCATCAGCTTCTGAAAGTACGCTGACGTGCTTTTGTTGGAAGTCGGCGAGAGTTGCTGAGGGAATCACTGATGGGCACCAGAGTTTccctttattacatttttttttcttaagaaaACATTGATGAAATATATGTTTAAGGAAACGGGATGTGTTTAATAAAACGCTGGAGACGAAGACGAGAAACCCTAAATCTCCTCTTTTCAGGCGTTTTTCCTCGCcgctgtgcttttttttttttttttaaatagcacTATACAGTCTTAACACATACCTCACTACATTTactctttaaataaataatggggCTGTCATAATTTTCCAGTGCAGGTGTGAAGATTTGGACGTTGTTCTTCAAACTATATGCCTTGAAGGCTGCAGGCCAAACGTCTGATCAGAGAGATCAGAGAAAGTGAGACAGACTTCCAGTCTCTTGTCTCTCCTCTTTTATTCGTCTTCTATTCCTCATGGGGCACTCTATAATAATAGTTcattcctctttcttcttttcatccAGATTTAGATCTCTCTGGGCTACCTGCATGACTGTTACCATGACAGCATCTGGAGCCCAACTCCTCCTGTTGGCCTTATGTGTTTACCGAGGCTCGGGCCTGCAGCAGTCTTCTCCGAGGGTTCGCCTCTCCTTCAAAGGTGAGATCAGCTCAAatcctcccccctccacacacacacacacacacacagcagagataGACACGATAGTTCTGTTTACTTGTTTGCCACAGAGTCACTttagtgcacacacacgcataccgGTGCACACAAGACGTGCACGCAATCACGCCGGCGgctgtgtttcctctttctgcATACGTATAGAACGTACTTCCTGCCACATGTCAAACAGTGCAACGCTGGAAACAAAAGGTGGATGTTACGTGTGATCGGGGACTGCTTGTGCCCTTTGACAGTTTTCCCCCACACCctgaatgcaacacacacacacacacacacaccacagtctGACGTGTTTTGACAATCTTTGACAGGATGACACAAAGAGGAAGAGCTTGAAATTTGATTCTAAGCgaaattatatttttcagcTTTAAGCCTTGGCCGGGAGGTGTGAGTCCAGAAAGAGGACGGGTATTGGTTTTCAAGCCTTTTATCTAGGTATTCCGGATTTTCCCGTGTGGACTCCTCCCTTGTCCTCATTCCCTGTAAccacaggggaaaaaaatgtggatGACACTTTTGATCAAAATAGTACCTGATGATTGATTTCAGTTACTTTATCAACTTTATCATGTCGTCACATCAGGTATGTCTGAACATGTGGAggtgtagacacacacacacacacacacacacacacacacacacacacacacacacacacacacacacacacacacacacacacacacacacacacacacacacacacacacacacacacaacatcatgCCTGAAGTAAGAAAAGATTATCACAGGTGTGAATCAGATTCACGCTTTCATGTGGAGAAGAATCAAAATGTTTTGGGTGTCGGGTCAGGTCAGGGCAGCGtcaacatttcaacatttctcCCTACATGATCTCAACGGACCGGAGTGATCCAGTTAAGTAGGAAACGtgtatgatttctttttttttgttgctgaatTTCCAAACAAGAGACATCTGAAGGAGATTAGAGGTGAGCTAACCGCGAGATATGCGGTTGATGGCAGTCAGAGTCGCACATGCAGCGCTGTTTTGAATTCAGCTGATTTAGTGAGACTGAAAACAGCTGTCTGCATGTTTGTCACACACAGCAAAGTTTCCATTtgagactggggggggggggggaaataatTGTTGTGCGCATTTCATGTAACCTTTAACACTAATCCCTTTTTGGTAAacagcttacacacacacacacacacacacacacacacacacacacacacacacacacacacacacacacacacacacacacacacacacacacacacacacacacacacagtggtttgACCATTTTGCATGTTTGATCTTGATCTCGATCCTGATCCTCCCTGTGTCAGTTACAGGAATTCACATCTGCACAGATCTCTCTCCACGACACATTTATGTACGGCAGCTTGTTCAGAGCAGCCGCGACGTGTTGATTGCCGGTAACGTTTGCCAAAAAAGCAGCAGCACTCACAGATCACAATCACCCCTCCCCctaatactaaaaaaaaaaaaaaaaaaaaaaatagggaaaAAACATGGATTTGCCCTCCAAATATTTTCTAAAACGCCAAGGATTTATTGTCCATTGTTTGTGACACCGAGTCCCTTTGTTCCCCGAGGCGCCTGTGGAGGAGGTTTTGGGCCGGCTGGCGGACATGTGACTCCTCTGAGCGAATGAGTCGGCCTGAGTGACTCCCTTCGGTACAGGAGGCCCGGGGAGGATAGAGATCTGACATTGTTTCCTTTGTCACTTGGAGGTTTTGTGAGTCCCAATTGGAATAATTTGAGAGCGAAAAGCTCAGCGTAAATCTTAAAGCCACCTTTCAAAAATCCCTTGCCCTGGCTGCTCTGTCATCAGTTTGTTCATGCTTTTTGGGACAGGCCTTGGAATAAACAGCAGTGGTCATTAGAGCCTTAGTGACATTATGTTGTCTGGTTGTAACTGGAGAGCTTCTAGTGGTCCAGTTGTATCCTCATACCATAATTGTGCGTCCCAGTGTTTCCCTATCAATGCGAGAATGTCAGAGGATAAGTGTTTGCTGGATGTTTACCAGATGATGGCAGTACATTGTTTGCTATTTTTGGAGAATGGAGACATGTATAGGGGTGTGGCGTTTCCACATTTAGCCTCTTCAGAGAATCCACTATGGTCCGGTGGAGCCCGACCAGAGGCTTGTTATCCTGTGTTTACTTCTCAGGAACAGAAGCGGATCTCATCCCACTTCTGGGACTTCATCTCGTGTCGTCCGGAGGTCCGACTGCGTAGATTATTTTAGCGGCACCTTGACTGCATCCTGTTCACATTGACCTCGGAAGGAAGATTGCAGGGGCTTTGATGTAAATAAAGATTGTGCTTCCTTCTGAATCCCCGTAAGCCGCCTTCTGAGGCTCCCTGGGAACATTTGTCATCGTATAAGCCTGCTGTCTTTAACGTGCCTATGTTGTGTCACTGCATATATGGCGATCGCACACATGTCATGGAtatttgtgtgcttgtgtgctgCTTTTTCAGGTGTTAAACATGATGCAATGACTTGCCAAATAGAAGAAAGGGAGCAGGTCCCATGCAGAGGCGGGGTGCAGCACACAGTCCATTTGTCTTGCAGCAAATGAAAATTGTTCAATCAAAGCtttcaggagaagaagaagaaaaaaaaaagaaagcagcgGTGGGGGGGCATTTTCCACTGCAGCGTGTCCTAACAGGTTACGCTCTGCTGAACACAATCCCGATCTTAAGAATTAGCTCCACTGACCGTGTTCCTTTAGGGACCCGCTTTTCACGCCAAGCGGCGCCTCCAAACTCAATCAGGACATATAAAATATTGAGATCTTAAAAGCAAATATGTTTCTTAAAACGCTCTAAGTTGAGTTATATTTAATAAACGACACATATTTTCCTGAAAAGAAGCAAGAGGGGTGTTGTTCAAGGGACCGTACTTTGATTCCAGCTGGTAGTGAAGTGTGTTAAAAGTCGTAAAGGGAATAAACTTTTGGCTTCCCAAAACCACTCTTTCTTCACTTAGAACTGATGGACACCAGGGCCGCCAGACCCTTCAGCTTCTCCTTCAACACCAGCGACTACCGCATCCTCCTGATGGACCAGGATCAGGGCCGTCTGTACCTGGGCAGCCGGGAGTACCTGGTGGCTCTGGACATGCAGAACGTCAACAAGGAGCCCCTCATAGTGTGTACCGCCTCTACCAACTGGCGTTTGTGTTGAATTCAGTCTGCTATCCGTCATCCGGTGTCGACACACAATGatctttctatttttaaaattttttttttgaaaatacagATCCACTGGCCGGCGTCTGCCAAGAGAAAGGGAGAATGCCAGATGACGGGAAAGGGGAGACAGGTGAGATCATGCATCTACATCCTGTCCTTTCATACGCGAGAGTCGTCTGCTTTCAACGTGGGACAATGTCGACGTGAGACGTTTGAATTCCCCATCGTCTCGCCCCTCTTTGTGCAGGGTGAATGCGCCAACTTCGTACGGCTGATAGAACCGTGGAACCGCACCCACCTCTACACCTGTGGGACGGGGGCGTACCAACCTATCTGCACATTCATCAACAGAGGCTGGAGGGCAGAGGTgaacaaaaaagacatttacgGCTCCCCCGAGCGGGATTtaccgcaaaaaaaaaaaatccccccaaCAGCAGGTCTGGAAAGCGTTGTCCTGCTAAATATTTCAGGACTACAAACTGGGGCAGTGATTTGTTTATGATTTCCTCGTGTTCCCTTGTGATGTTTTATCGTTCTATTTTTATGCGTAATATTCTCCCTTTGCAGGATTACCTGTTCAGGCTGGTCCCTGGGTATGTAGACTCAGGGAAGGGAAAATGTTCCTATGATCCCAAACAGGAGAACATTGCAGTTCTGATCCGTAAGACTTGCTTCGTTTCTATCCCCAACGAAAGACCGAAATCTATTAAAATTCCTGTCACTGCTGAATTACAACTCTCTGtatctgtctgcccccccccccttcctgcaGATGGTAATCTATACGCAGGGGTCCATATCGACTTCATGAGCACAGATGCTGCTTTGTTTAGGACCATGGGAGGCAGAACGGCAATCAGAACGGAGCAGTACGACTCCAGGTGGCTCAACGGTGAGTAACTGAGGGTGTGAGGAGGTAAATAACACTGATTACAGGTTATGGTTCCCCCTCTTTTTATTTGACAACCACTTGAGTCAATCCCCTCTCTGCTTATCTGTTTTTATCCTCTAGAGCCGGTGTTTGTTCAGATCCAGCAGATCCCTGACAGTGCAGAAAGGAATGACGACAAACTTTACTTCTTTTTCCGTGAGAAGAGTTTAGACTCCAGCGGCGGGGCGAGTCCCAGCGTTTTAGCCAGGGTGGGAAGAGTGTGTCTGGTAagcgtaaaaaaaaacaaacagtctgTGCTTGTAAACCATAAGCAGCTTACCTTGTTATGTGGAATGCACTGTACGTGTTGAGCTGTGACCTAATTTCTCCAGAATGATGAAGGAGGGCAGAAGTCCCTGGTGAACCGCTGGACGACGTTCCTGAAGGCTCGACTTATCTGTTCGGTGATAGGAGAAGATGGAGTGGAGACACGGTTTGATGAACTACGTGAGGCCACAATGCGACAATCATTACGTTGAAGCGAACGCTTTATCTGCCCGTCTTATTGATCTGGAGTCATTCATCTTTCAGGAGATGTGTTCATTCAGCCGACACAGGACGAACGAAACCCCCTGGTGTATGCTCTGTTCACTACAGCAGGGTGAGttggttttggaggtgttgtGAGTTGAATTCACACCCATTTGCGTGCACAATTCAGACTTTAATTTCAGGGATGAGGCGCAAGCAGTCTCCTGCCTTTAATTCTTAATTGTCTGTTTCTGCTCCAGCTCTGTGTTCAAGGGCTCAGCAGTCTGCGTCTACTCGATGGCTGATATCCGCAATGTCTTCAACGGACCGTTTGCCCACAAACATGGCCATAATTACCAATGGACAGAGTATACTGGCAAGATTCCTTATCCACGACCTGGAACAGTATGTTGCAATCATGCTTTCCCCAAAGTGATGCAATAACATAAACCACAAGCATCCGAGTgatgacacagaaaacacacatgaacacgcTTCGTCTTTCCTCATATCCAGTGTCCAGGAGGAACCTTCACACCCGGTATCCGTTCCTCCAAGAACTTTTCTGACGAGGCTGTGAATTTCATCAGATCCCATCCCCTCATGTTCCATCCAGTCTATCCGATCCaccgtcgccccctggtggtgagaACCGGCGTGGACTACCGCTTCACCTCCCTGGTGGTGGATCAGGTGGATGCTGTGGATGGACGCTATGAGGTGCTCTTCCTCGGCACAGGTGAGACAGCTGCAAAGcccttttttttgtgatggGGGAGgggagaagaaaataaaactcatttgaattaaaattttatttctatcaCTTGTAGATCGAGGCACTGTCCAAAAGGTTATAGTTTTGCCCAAGGACACGACGAGCATGGAGGAACTGACGCTAGAAGAAGTGGAAGTTTTCCGGGTATGTCTGAAGACATATTCATTAAAAGACGACACTGCTCTAATATCCAAGATGAAAAGTTAAATACATgctattttattcttttttcgtgttttttttATAGACTAGAGCCCCTGTCAAAACCATGAAGATTTCCTCTAAGAGAGTAAGCACATTCTTCTTAAAGACATGTCTGAGTTGGGGATACAAATACCTCACAGCCTGACTGAGTCTGACTTCCATTatgtcaccatagcaacagctGTACGTGTCATCAGACGCGGGTCTGACCCAGGTGTCGCTGCACCGCTGCGGTGTTTACGGAAGGGCCTGCTCTGACTGCTGCCTGGCTCGAGACCCCTACTGCGCCTGGGATGGAGAGAGCTGCTCTGCATTCACCCCGTCCACCAAGAGGTCAGGGATCCCAGTccgcacgggggggggggggggggggctgtttctAGACTGTAAAATGAGGTCATGTCGGGTCAAAACATATCTTAATTCAGATCTTTTATTGTAGGAGGAGCAGGAGACAGGATGTCAAACACGGTGACCCGCTGAGGCAATGCAGAGGCTTCAATGCCAAAGGTTTGGAACgtcttttaaagtttaaaaagctGGGAACTTTCatatgttggtttttttttttatgttgttgtgtttttttctttttgtacagTGGAGAAACGTCTGAGAGAAACGGTGCAGTTTGGGGTGGAGGGCAGCAGCACCTTCTTGGAGTGTCAGCCTCGCTCTCCTCAGGCCTCCGTTAAGTGGCTCTAccaaaaggaaggaaaaaggaaactGGTGAGCTGAAAACATCTCATAAAAGTTAAATGAATAATTGACCATTCATGAAAATATGACCTTTTCCTTGCAGAAGGTTGCGTGAGAAATATTCAAgcacattttgtattttcatgtcAGAACATAGCTGAATTCTGCCTGCGTGAAACTAACCGCTGCtcagaatctttttgttttacaaattcAAATTGTTCCCTGCCTTAGTCTACtcttctgtttcatttttccaCAGCTTAACCGTGTCGGAGGTGTCCTGAAGACCAACCACGGTATCCTCTTGAAGTCTCTCAACCAATCAGACGCAGGACTCTATCACTGCCTGGCTACTGAAAACAACTTCAAACACACGGTGGTCCGCGTGGCGCTTCGCATCTTGGATCGAGACATCGTTTTAGCTCTCACCGCACAAGACGACGAAGAGGAAGTAAAAAGCCACCAGGCGGGATCCTACAGGCCATCGCCCGTCATCTCCACCCCTTTCCCACCGGAGATTAGACTGATTAACCAGTACTGCCAGTCCTACTGGGAACAACTCAGtccaaaacagcagcagcagcgcaaACGCACCAGTCGGAGGCACACAGAGAGCCAGGACCAAGGCCTGGGCTAGAGGACGGGACTGAAGC is a genomic window of Antennarius striatus isolate MH-2024 chromosome 2, ASM4005453v1, whole genome shotgun sequence containing:
- the sema3ga gene encoding sema domain, immunoglobulin domain (Ig), short basic domain, secreted, (semaphorin) 3Ga isoform X1, whose product is MTVTMTASGAQLLLLALCVYRGSGLQQSSPRVRLSFKELMDTRAARPFSFSFNTSDYRILLMDQDQGRLYLGSREYLVALDMQNVNKEPLIIHWPASAKRKGECQMTGKGRQGECANFVRLIEPWNRTHLYTCGTGAYQPICTFINRGWRAEDYLFRLVPGYVDSGKGKCSYDPKQENIAVLIHGNLYAGVHIDFMSTDAALFRTMGGRTAIRTEQYDSRWLNEPVFVQIQQIPDSAERNDDKLYFFFREKSLDSSGGASPSVLARVGRVCLNDEGGQKSLVNRWTTFLKARLICSVIGEDGVETRFDELRDVFIQPTQDERNPLVYALFTTAGSVFKGSAVCVYSMADIRNVFNGPFAHKHGHNYQWTEYTGKIPYPRPGTCPGGTFTPGIRSSKNFSDEAVNFIRSHPLMFHPVYPIHRRPLVVRTGVDYRFTSLVVDQVDAVDGRYEVLFLGTDRGTVQKVIVLPKDTTSMEELTLEEVEVFRTRAPVKTMKISSKRQQLYVSSDAGLTQVSLHRCGVYGRACSDCCLARDPYCAWDGESCSAFTPSTKRRSRRQDVKHGDPLRQCRGFNAKVEKRLRETVQFGVEGSSTFLECQPRSPQASVKWLYQKEGKRKLLNRVGGVLKTNHGILLKSLNQSDAGLYHCLATENNFKHTVVRVALRILDRDIVLALTAQDDEEEVKSHQAGSYRPSPVISTPFPPEIRLINQYCQSYWEQLSPKQQQQRKRTSRRHTESQDQGLG
- the sema3ga gene encoding sema domain, immunoglobulin domain (Ig), short basic domain, secreted, (semaphorin) 3Ga isoform X2, translated to MRQLRTADRTVEPHPPLHLWDGGVPTYLHIHQQRLEGRDGNLYAGVHIDFMSTDAALFRTMGGRTAIRTEQYDSRWLNEPVFVQIQQIPDSAERNDDKLYFFFREKSLDSSGGASPSVLARVGRVCLNDEGGQKSLVNRWTTFLKARLICSVIGEDGVETRFDELRDVFIQPTQDERNPLVYALFTTAGSVFKGSAVCVYSMADIRNVFNGPFAHKHGHNYQWTEYTGKIPYPRPGTCPGGTFTPGIRSSKNFSDEAVNFIRSHPLMFHPVYPIHRRPLVVRTGVDYRFTSLVVDQVDAVDGRYEVLFLGTDRGTVQKVIVLPKDTTSMEELTLEEVEVFRTRAPVKTMKISSKRQQLYVSSDAGLTQVSLHRCGVYGRACSDCCLARDPYCAWDGESCSAFTPSTKRRSRRQDVKHGDPLRQCRGFNAKVEKRLRETVQFGVEGSSTFLECQPRSPQASVKWLYQKEGKRKLLNRVGGVLKTNHGILLKSLNQSDAGLYHCLATENNFKHTVVRVALRILDRDIVLALTAQDDEEEVKSHQAGSYRPSPVISTPFPPEIRLINQYCQSYWEQLSPKQQQQRKRTSRRHTESQDQGLG